The proteins below come from a single Mya arenaria isolate MELC-2E11 chromosome 8, ASM2691426v1 genomic window:
- the LOC128243356 gene encoding tubulin beta chain-like isoform X1 — protein sequence MREIVHLQAGQCGNQIGAKFWEVISDEHGIDPTGSYHGDSDLQLERINVYFTEASGGKYVPRAVLVDLEPGTMDSVRSGPFGQIFRPDNFVFGQSGAGNNWAKGHYTEGAELVDSVLDVVRKEAENCDCLQGFQLTHSLGGGTGSGLGTLMISKIREEYPDRIMLTFSVVPSPKVSDTVVEPYNATLSVHQLVENTDETYCIDNEALYDICFRTLKLTTPTYGDLNHLVSATMSGVTTCLRFPGQLNADLRKLAVNMVPFPRLHFFMPGFAPLTSRGSQQYRALTVPELTQQMFDAKNMMAACDPRHGRYLTVACIFRGRMSMKEVDEQMLNIQNKNSSYFVEWIPNNVKTAVCDIPPRGLKMSGTFIGNSTAIQELFKRISEQFTCMFRRKAFLHWYTGEGMDEMEFTEAESNMNDLVSEYQQYQDATAEEEGEFDEEEEGEVE from the exons ATGAGGGAAATAGTTCATCTTCAAGCCGGACAATGTGGAAACCAGATCGGAGCTAAG TTCTGGGAAGTGATCTCAGATGAGCACGGTATAGACCCCACTGGCTCCTACCATGGGGACTCTGACCTCCAACTAGAACGAATCAACGTCTATTTCACTGAAGCTTCTG GAGGCAAGTATGTTCCACGTGCAGTGCTTGTGGACCTTGAGCCAGGGACCATGGACTCTGTGCGCTCTGGGCCATTCGGTCAGATCTTCCGGCCGGACAACTTTGTGTTCGGACAGAGCGGTGCTGGCAACAATTGGGCTAAAGGTCACTACACGGAGGGCGCTGAGCTTGTGGACTCTGTGCTTGATGTGGTACGTAAGGAGGCAGAGAACTGTGACTGTCTGCAGGGCTTCCAGCTGACTCACTCCCTGGGCGGTGGCACTGGCTCCGGTTTGGGAACACTGATGATCAGCAAGATCCGTGAAGAGTACCCCGACAGAATCATGCTGACCTTCTCCGTTGTACCATCACCCAAA GTATCAGACACTGTAGTAGAACCCTACAATGCAACCCTGTCAGTCCACCAGTTGGTGGAGAACACTGACGAGACCTACTGTATCGACAACGAGGCTCTGTACGACATCTGCTTTAGGACCCTGAAACTGACCACTCCGACATATGGTGACCTGAACCATCTCGTCTCTGCTACCATGTCTGGTGTTACTACCTGTCTCCGTTTCCCCGGTCAGTTGAATGCTGATCTCCGTAAACTGGCCGTCAACATGGTACCATTCCCACGTCTCCACTTCTTCATGCCCGGATTCGCTCCACTCACTTCCCGTGGCAGCCAGCAGTACCGAGCACTCACTGTCCCTGAGCTGACCCAGCAGATGTTTGACGCCAAGAACATGATGGCCGCCTGTGACCCGCGTCATGGCAGGTACCTGACTGTCGCTTGCATCTTCCGTGGACGCATGTCCATGAAAGAGGTCGACGAACAAATGTTGAACATTCAGAACAAAAATAGCAGCTACTTTGTTGAATGGATCCCCAACAACGTGAAGACTGCTGTGTGTGACATTCCTCCCCGTGGCCTCAAGATGTCTGGCACGTTTATCGGCAACAGCACAGCCATCCAGGAACTGTTCAAGCGCATCTCCGAGCAGTTCACATGCATGTTCCGGCGTAAGGCTTTCCTCCATTGGTACACTGGCGAGGGCATGGACGAGATGGAGTTCACCGAGGCTGAGTCAAACATGAATGATCTGGTGTCTGAGTACCAGCAATATCAGGATGCCACAGCAGAAGAGGAAGGAGAATTTGATGAAGAGGAGGAGGGCGAGGTGGAGTAA
- the LOC128243356 gene encoding tubulin beta chain-like isoform X2 — protein sequence MDSVRSGPFGQIFRPDNFVFGQSGAGNNWAKGHYTEGAELVDSVLDVVRKEAENCDCLQGFQLTHSLGGGTGSGLGTLMISKIREEYPDRIMLTFSVVPSPKVSDTVVEPYNATLSVHQLVENTDETYCIDNEALYDICFRTLKLTTPTYGDLNHLVSATMSGVTTCLRFPGQLNADLRKLAVNMVPFPRLHFFMPGFAPLTSRGSQQYRALTVPELTQQMFDAKNMMAACDPRHGRYLTVACIFRGRMSMKEVDEQMLNIQNKNSSYFVEWIPNNVKTAVCDIPPRGLKMSGTFIGNSTAIQELFKRISEQFTCMFRRKAFLHWYTGEGMDEMEFTEAESNMNDLVSEYQQYQDATAEEEGEFDEEEEGEVE from the exons ATGGACTCTGTGCGCTCTGGGCCATTCGGTCAGATCTTCCGGCCGGACAACTTTGTGTTCGGACAGAGCGGTGCTGGCAACAATTGGGCTAAAGGTCACTACACGGAGGGCGCTGAGCTTGTGGACTCTGTGCTTGATGTGGTACGTAAGGAGGCAGAGAACTGTGACTGTCTGCAGGGCTTCCAGCTGACTCACTCCCTGGGCGGTGGCACTGGCTCCGGTTTGGGAACACTGATGATCAGCAAGATCCGTGAAGAGTACCCCGACAGAATCATGCTGACCTTCTCCGTTGTACCATCACCCAAA GTATCAGACACTGTAGTAGAACCCTACAATGCAACCCTGTCAGTCCACCAGTTGGTGGAGAACACTGACGAGACCTACTGTATCGACAACGAGGCTCTGTACGACATCTGCTTTAGGACCCTGAAACTGACCACTCCGACATATGGTGACCTGAACCATCTCGTCTCTGCTACCATGTCTGGTGTTACTACCTGTCTCCGTTTCCCCGGTCAGTTGAATGCTGATCTCCGTAAACTGGCCGTCAACATGGTACCATTCCCACGTCTCCACTTCTTCATGCCCGGATTCGCTCCACTCACTTCCCGTGGCAGCCAGCAGTACCGAGCACTCACTGTCCCTGAGCTGACCCAGCAGATGTTTGACGCCAAGAACATGATGGCCGCCTGTGACCCGCGTCATGGCAGGTACCTGACTGTCGCTTGCATCTTCCGTGGACGCATGTCCATGAAAGAGGTCGACGAACAAATGTTGAACATTCAGAACAAAAATAGCAGCTACTTTGTTGAATGGATCCCCAACAACGTGAAGACTGCTGTGTGTGACATTCCTCCCCGTGGCCTCAAGATGTCTGGCACGTTTATCGGCAACAGCACAGCCATCCAGGAACTGTTCAAGCGCATCTCCGAGCAGTTCACATGCATGTTCCGGCGTAAGGCTTTCCTCCATTGGTACACTGGCGAGGGCATGGACGAGATGGAGTTCACCGAGGCTGAGTCAAACATGAATGATCTGGTGTCTGAGTACCAGCAATATCAGGATGCCACAGCAGAAGAGGAAGGAGAATTTGATGAAGAGGAGGAGGGCGAGGTGGAGTAA